The proteins below are encoded in one region of Geomonas ferrireducens:
- the sucC gene encoding ADP-forming succinate--CoA ligase subunit beta, whose translation MNIHEYQAKAILRKFGVPVPDGHVCYNGASAREWAKRLGEGPWVVKAQIHAGGRGKGGGVKLAKTSSEVQLIARDMLGMTLRTHQTGPEGKVVHRVLVENGCDIARELYVSLVVDRSTSKVTVMASTEGGMDIEEVAAKTPEKIFTEKIEPLVGLTQFQGRKLAFALGLEGKQIGKAAKMFEALYTTFIACDCSLLEVNPLVVTGSGELLALDAKFGFDDNALFRHLQIGDMRDFDEEDANEIEASQHDLSYISLTGNIGCLVNGAGLAMATMDIIKHYGGDPANFLDVGGGATIERVTEAFKIILSDKNVEGILVNIFGGIMKCDVIATGVIQAAKQVALKVPLVVRLEGTNVEKGKQLLAESGLDIVAADGMADAAQKIIMAVSAKGGRA comes from the coding sequence ATGAACATACACGAGTATCAAGCCAAAGCGATACTGAGGAAATTCGGGGTGCCGGTGCCGGACGGCCACGTCTGTTACAACGGCGCGAGCGCCAGGGAATGGGCCAAGAGGCTCGGGGAGGGCCCCTGGGTGGTGAAGGCGCAGATCCACGCCGGTGGACGCGGCAAGGGGGGCGGGGTGAAACTCGCGAAGACCTCGAGCGAGGTGCAGCTGATCGCCCGCGACATGCTCGGGATGACGCTTCGCACGCACCAGACCGGCCCGGAAGGGAAGGTGGTGCACCGGGTACTGGTGGAGAACGGCTGTGATATCGCACGCGAACTCTACGTGAGCCTCGTCGTCGACCGCTCCACCTCGAAGGTGACCGTCATGGCCTCGACCGAGGGGGGCATGGACATTGAGGAGGTGGCGGCGAAGACGCCGGAGAAGATCTTCACCGAAAAGATCGAGCCGCTCGTCGGGCTCACCCAGTTCCAGGGAAGGAAACTCGCCTTCGCCCTTGGGCTCGAAGGAAAGCAGATCGGGAAAGCTGCCAAGATGTTCGAGGCGCTTTACACCACCTTCATCGCCTGCGACTGCTCGCTTCTCGAGGTGAACCCGCTCGTCGTGACCGGTTCCGGCGAACTTCTCGCCCTGGACGCGAAGTTCGGCTTCGACGACAACGCGCTCTTCAGGCACCTGCAGATCGGCGACATGCGCGACTTCGACGAGGAGGATGCAAACGAGATCGAGGCATCCCAGCATGACCTCTCCTACATCTCGCTCACCGGCAACATCGGCTGCCTCGTTAACGGCGCCGGTCTCGCCATGGCGACCATGGACATCATCAAGCACTACGGCGGCGATCCGGCGAACTTCCTGGACGTAGGGGGCGGGGCGACCATCGAGCGCGTGACCGAGGCGTTCAAGATCATCCTCTCGGACAAGAACGTCGAGGGGATCCTGGTGAACATCTTCGGCGGCATCATGAAGTGCGACGTGATCGCCACCGGCGTCATCCAGGCAGCCAAGCAGGTCGCCCTGAAGGTTCCGCTGGTGGTCCGCCTCGAAGGGACCAACGTCGAGAAAGGGAAGCAGCTTTTAGCCGAGAGCGGGCTCGACATCGTCGCCGCCGATGGCATGGCCGACGCCGCGCAGAAAATCATCATGGCCGTTTCCGCCAAAGGGGGTAGAGCATGA
- a CDS encoding enoyl-CoA hydratase/isomerase family protein, with product MPYQNLLLEKKDGVALLTVNRPKVLNSLNEEVLDELLHAFEVLDLDRSVRAVVLTGAGEKAFVAGADIAAMADYNVEQALTFAKKGQQLMALIGRVRKPVIAAVNGFALGGGLELALACDFAYASENAKLGLPEVTLGIMPGFGGTQNLPRLVGRYRANELIFLGKVIDAAQAKSWGLVAAVFPPDRLLDEALETARKIAGNGVLGVARAKDAVKSGLDMSIADGMNHEAISFASLFASQDQKEGMTAFVQKRKPAFTGA from the coding sequence ATGCCATACCAGAATCTGCTCTTGGAGAAAAAGGACGGCGTCGCCCTCCTTACTGTGAACCGCCCGAAGGTGCTGAACAGCCTGAACGAGGAAGTGCTGGACGAACTGCTGCATGCCTTCGAGGTGCTCGACCTGGACCGCTCCGTGCGCGCCGTGGTCCTGACCGGCGCAGGCGAGAAGGCCTTCGTGGCCGGTGCGGACATCGCCGCCATGGCCGACTACAACGTGGAGCAGGCGCTCACCTTCGCTAAAAAGGGGCAGCAGTTGATGGCGCTGATCGGCCGGGTGAGAAAGCCGGTGATCGCCGCCGTGAACGGCTTCGCCCTCGGCGGCGGGCTGGAACTGGCGCTTGCCTGCGACTTCGCCTACGCCTCCGAAAACGCGAAGCTGGGGCTCCCCGAGGTCACCCTCGGCATCATGCCCGGTTTCGGCGGAACGCAGAACCTGCCGCGGCTGGTGGGTAGGTACCGCGCCAACGAGTTGATCTTCCTGGGGAAGGTCATCGACGCCGCCCAGGCCAAGAGCTGGGGGCTGGTCGCGGCTGTCTTCCCCCCCGATCGCCTGCTGGACGAGGCGCTCGAGACCGCCCGGAAGATAGCTGGTAACGGCGTTCTCGGAGTGGCCCGCGCCAAGGATGCGGTGAAGAGCGGTCTCGACATGTCGATAGCTGACGGCATGAACCACGAGGCGATAAGCTTTGCCTCCCTCTTCGCGAGCCAGGACCAGAAAGAGGGGATGACGGCCTTCGTTCAGAAGAGGAAGCCCGCCTTCACCGGAGCTTAA
- a CDS encoding heterodisulfide reductase-related iron-sulfur binding cluster, with protein sequence MEATRELYWNVGHGASTLVPMYLITFAALALLGYYGYQRLQLYGKGKPLDRTDNRSARISMLVKNVLLQSRVLKVKGPGFAHGFFFWSFAALFVGTILVALQADGTDLLFGVRFLTGTFYKIFSLVLDVAGLAALITLAGLFVRRYLVRPDGLETTRDDAVMHGLLFAIILTGFLIEGARMAATELVQQPDLALWSPVGLLVAKALSGSQPEALSQLHRGLWWFHFALVAAFICAIPFTKFRHIFTTSANYFFAPLGPKGALVTVDMEGDAESFGAAKIGDLTWKDIFDTDACTKCKRCQDRCPAHGTDKPLSPMKVISQLGEVARETVEDNLVEAVGKDALWSCTTCRACQEICPAAIEHVNKVVDIRRNLVLMEGEFPGDEVVTAMGNVEVNGNPLGMSFASRGDWAEGLPVTQLSEGAEVDILYFVGCYASFDKRNIKIATSFVKLCAAAGIRVGILGKEEKCCGEPMRKLGNEYLYQTLATENIETIKGYGVKKVVTACPHCFNTLAKDYRDLGFDIETEHYTTYLERLVTEGKLKVDKGAFECTYHDSCYLGRYNETYQAPRALVQAAGGTIREMERKEAESFCCGAGGGRIMAEEKLGSRISVKRVQMAAATGAGVLVSNCPFCLTMFEDGVKGAELEGLLVARDVSEILLERLSPQAG encoded by the coding sequence ATGGAAGCAACGCGCGAACTCTATTGGAACGTAGGCCACGGGGCCTCCACGCTGGTCCCGATGTACCTGATCACTTTCGCCGCCCTGGCGCTGCTCGGGTATTACGGTTACCAGCGGCTGCAGCTCTACGGCAAGGGAAAGCCCCTCGACCGGACCGACAACCGTTCGGCCCGCATCTCGATGCTGGTCAAGAACGTCCTTTTGCAAAGCCGGGTACTAAAGGTTAAGGGGCCCGGGTTCGCCCACGGCTTCTTCTTCTGGTCCTTCGCGGCACTCTTCGTAGGGACCATCCTGGTGGCGCTGCAGGCCGACGGGACCGATCTCTTGTTCGGCGTGCGCTTTCTGACCGGCACCTTCTACAAGATCTTCTCCCTGGTGCTCGACGTCGCGGGCCTCGCCGCCCTCATCACCCTGGCGGGCCTCTTCGTGCGACGCTACCTGGTGCGCCCGGACGGCCTTGAGACGACCCGCGACGATGCTGTCATGCACGGTCTCCTCTTCGCCATCATCCTTACCGGCTTCCTCATCGAGGGGGCGAGGATGGCGGCGACCGAACTGGTGCAGCAGCCCGATCTCGCGCTCTGGTCGCCGGTGGGGCTCCTGGTCGCCAAGGCCCTTTCCGGTTCGCAGCCGGAGGCCCTGTCCCAGTTGCACCGCGGCCTCTGGTGGTTCCACTTCGCCCTGGTGGCGGCCTTCATCTGCGCCATCCCCTTCACCAAGTTCCGCCACATCTTCACCACCTCGGCCAACTACTTCTTCGCGCCGCTCGGCCCCAAGGGGGCGCTCGTCACGGTAGATATGGAAGGTGACGCCGAGAGCTTCGGCGCGGCGAAGATCGGCGATCTCACCTGGAAGGACATCTTCGACACCGACGCCTGCACCAAGTGCAAGCGCTGCCAGGACCGGTGTCCGGCACACGGCACCGATAAACCGCTCTCCCCCATGAAGGTGATCTCCCAACTGGGCGAGGTGGCACGCGAGACCGTCGAGGACAACCTGGTCGAGGCGGTCGGCAAGGACGCCCTCTGGTCCTGCACCACCTGCCGGGCCTGCCAGGAGATCTGTCCCGCCGCCATCGAGCACGTCAACAAGGTGGTCGACATCCGCCGCAACCTGGTCCTCATGGAAGGTGAGTTCCCCGGCGACGAGGTGGTCACCGCGATGGGTAACGTCGAGGTTAACGGCAACCCGCTCGGCATGTCCTTCGCCTCACGCGGCGACTGGGCCGAAGGGCTGCCTGTGACACAGCTCTCCGAAGGGGCCGAGGTCGACATCCTCTACTTCGTCGGCTGCTACGCCTCCTTCGACAAGCGCAACATCAAGATCGCCACGAGCTTCGTGAAACTCTGCGCGGCGGCGGGCATCAGGGTCGGCATCCTCGGCAAGGAGGAGAAGTGCTGCGGCGAGCCGATGCGCAAGCTGGGCAACGAATACCTGTACCAGACCCTGGCGACCGAGAACATCGAGACCATCAAGGGGTACGGCGTCAAGAAGGTGGTCACGGCCTGTCCGCACTGCTTCAATACGCTGGCCAAGGATTACCGCGATCTCGGCTTTGACATCGAGACCGAGCACTACACGACCTACCTGGAGCGGCTGGTGACGGAAGGGAAGCTGAAGGTTGACAAGGGCGCCTTCGAGTGCACCTACCACGACTCCTGCTACCTCGGTCGCTACAACGAAACCTACCAGGCGCCGCGCGCCCTGGTGCAGGCGGCGGGCGGCACCATAAGGGAGATGGAAAGGAAGGAAGCGGAGAGCTTCTGCTGCGGCGCAGGCGGCGGCAGGATCATGGCGGAGGAGAAACTCGGCAGCCGCATCAGCGTGAAGCGCGTGCAGATGGCCGCGGCAACCGGCGCCGGGGTGCTCGTATCCAACTGTCCGTTCTGTCTCACCATGTTCGAGGACGGCGTGAAGGGGGCCGAACTCGAAGGGCTCCTGGTGGCCCGCGACGTCTCCGAGATCCTTCTGGAAAGACTCTCCCCCCAGGCAGGGTAG
- a CDS encoding thiolase family protein has protein sequence MSEVYLVESLRTPLGSFGGALSDVEAPRLAATVIKEILDRTGLPADAVDEVIVGQVLTGGTGQAPARQALRYAGLPDNVPALTINKVCGSGLKAIMLGAGSIRLGDADIVLAGGMENMSLAPYALTKGRYGYRMGNAEMLDLLVHDGLIDPYSGSHMGVIAEASAEKNGLSRSTQDTYALASYMKAQAAQRDGIFNDEIVPVTKKTRNGEMLVTDDEEPFKVDFKKLPELRAAFKKEGTITAGNASTINDGAGMTLLAGPAALKKYGLKPKARLVAYATNSVHPDDFTEAPVGAIEKACAKAGLSVADIDLFEINEAFAAVPLIACKKLGIDPEKVNVNGGAVAIGHPLGASGARITATLVRELRKRKARYGLATLCIGGGEAVAVILESVQEAI, from the coding sequence ATGTCCGAGGTCTACCTGGTCGAGTCACTGAGAACACCGTTAGGATCGTTCGGAGGCGCTCTTTCCGACGTCGAGGCACCCCGTCTCGCTGCAACCGTAATAAAGGAAATTCTGGATCGCACAGGGCTTCCGGCGGACGCCGTGGACGAGGTCATCGTAGGCCAGGTCCTCACCGGCGGCACTGGTCAGGCTCCGGCCCGGCAGGCGCTTCGCTACGCGGGACTCCCCGACAACGTGCCGGCACTCACCATCAACAAGGTCTGCGGCTCGGGGTTGAAGGCGATCATGCTAGGCGCGGGCTCGATCCGCCTGGGCGACGCCGACATCGTGCTCGCGGGCGGCATGGAGAATATGTCCCTCGCTCCCTACGCACTCACCAAGGGGCGCTACGGCTACCGGATGGGTAACGCCGAGATGCTCGACCTCCTGGTGCACGACGGCCTCATCGACCCCTACAGCGGCAGTCACATGGGCGTGATCGCCGAGGCGAGCGCTGAGAAGAACGGCCTTAGCCGCTCCACCCAGGACACCTACGCACTGGCCTCCTACATGAAGGCGCAGGCGGCGCAAAGAGACGGCATCTTCAACGACGAAATCGTGCCGGTAACTAAGAAAACCCGCAACGGCGAGATGCTGGTAACCGACGACGAGGAGCCGTTCAAGGTCGACTTCAAGAAACTCCCCGAGCTGCGAGCCGCCTTCAAGAAGGAAGGGACCATCACCGCCGGGAACGCCTCGACCATTAACGACGGCGCCGGGATGACCCTTTTGGCCGGTCCCGCGGCCCTCAAGAAATACGGCCTTAAACCCAAGGCCCGCCTGGTCGCCTACGCGACCAACAGCGTCCACCCTGACGACTTCACCGAGGCTCCGGTGGGCGCCATCGAGAAGGCGTGCGCCAAGGCCGGGCTCTCCGTCGCCGACATCGACCTCTTCGAGATCAACGAGGCCTTTGCCGCGGTGCCGCTTATCGCCTGCAAGAAGCTCGGCATCGACCCGGAGAAGGTGAACGTGAACGGTGGCGCCGTCGCTATCGGCCACCCCCTTGGCGCCAGCGGCGCGCGCATCACCGCAACCCTGGTCCGTGAGCTTAGAAAAAGAAAAGCCCGCTACGGTCTCGCCACCCTCTGCATCGGCGGCGGCGAGGCGGTCGCGGTCATCCTCGAGTCGGTTCAGGAGGCAATATGA
- the sucD gene encoding succinate--CoA ligase subunit alpha — protein sequence MSILVDKNTKVITQGITGATGLFHAQGAREYGTQMVGGVTPGKGGTTVDGFPVFNTVADAVRDTGATASVIYVPPPFAADSIMEAVDAGLELVCCITEGIPVLDMVKVKQFMQGKNTRLIGPNCPGIITPGQCKIGIMPGYIHKPGKVGVVSRSGTLTYEAVWQLTGYGLGQSTCVGIGGDPVNGTSHLDCLKMFEEDPDTEAVIMIGEIGGYAEEEAAYFVKEHMTKPVAAYIAGRTAPPGKRMGHAGAIISGGKGTAAEKVAVLESCGISVAATPAEMAQALMKIYRPGIKNTHHYVTAPAAAAV from the coding sequence ATGAGCATCCTGGTCGACAAAAACACCAAGGTAATCACCCAGGGGATAACCGGGGCCACAGGTCTCTTCCACGCGCAGGGCGCACGCGAGTACGGCACCCAGATGGTCGGGGGCGTCACCCCGGGCAAGGGGGGGACCACGGTGGACGGCTTCCCCGTCTTCAACACCGTCGCTGACGCGGTCCGGGACACCGGCGCCACTGCGAGCGTCATCTACGTCCCGCCGCCGTTCGCCGCGGACTCCATCATGGAGGCGGTGGACGCGGGGCTCGAGCTCGTCTGCTGCATCACCGAGGGGATTCCTGTCCTCGACATGGTGAAGGTGAAGCAATTCATGCAGGGGAAAAACACGCGGCTCATCGGTCCCAACTGCCCCGGCATCATCACCCCCGGCCAGTGCAAGATCGGCATCATGCCCGGCTACATCCACAAGCCCGGCAAGGTAGGCGTTGTCTCCCGAAGCGGCACGCTCACCTACGAGGCGGTGTGGCAGTTGACCGGCTACGGCCTTGGGCAGTCCACCTGCGTCGGCATCGGCGGCGACCCGGTGAACGGCACGAGCCACCTCGACTGCCTGAAGATGTTCGAGGAGGATCCGGACACCGAGGCGGTCATCATGATCGGCGAGATCGGCGGTTACGCCGAGGAGGAAGCCGCCTACTTCGTGAAGGAGCACATGACCAAGCCGGTAGCGGCCTACATCGCCGGCCGCACCGCCCCCCCGGGCAAGAGGATGGGGCATGCAGGCGCCATCATCTCCGGCGGCAAGGGGACGGCGGCCGAAAAGGTCGCGGTGCTTGAGTCCTGCGGCATCAGCGTCGCAGCAACCCCGGCCGAGATGGCCCAGGCGCTCATGAAGATCTATCGTCCCGGCATCAAGAACACGCACCATTACGTGACCGCCCCCGCGGCCGCCGCAGTCTAA
- a CDS encoding FAD-binding protein translates to MDSKKIKKPRGIARLVAGKCIACGARCESSCPVSGILMNEAGEPSIHAEKCIGCAKCVKVCAAGALEMFYTPEELEILKQWEAQHGAAEEELDPAEKQLRDMLATYRGVWVFIEQYEGEVAKVSWELLGAGADLAKQLQVPLSAVIIGYGVGELCDEAFSYGAEQAIVLDAEVFENYRTKPFCDALCHLISKHRPEVILMGATGQGRDLAGAVATIVKTGLTADCTGLGIDDKRNLMQTRPAFGGNIMATIMCDRFRPQMATVRPHVMAMPERDSGRIGVVINEEYDLREEDVLAKVIESVSDKGGKDIDIAGAEIIVSGGRGLMGKENFAMLHELAEELGGVVGASRSAVDAGWMPHSRQVGQTGKTVRPKIYIACGISGAIQHLVGMQDSDVVIAINRDPEAPIFQVATYGIVGDVFEIVPALTKRVRTMKEQRGGRIPERLAV, encoded by the coding sequence ATGGACAGCAAGAAGATCAAGAAACCGCGCGGCATAGCGCGCCTCGTCGCGGGGAAGTGCATAGCCTGCGGCGCCCGCTGCGAGAGCTCTTGCCCGGTGAGCGGGATCCTGATGAACGAGGCGGGGGAGCCTTCGATCCATGCCGAGAAGTGCATCGGTTGCGCGAAGTGCGTGAAGGTCTGCGCGGCCGGGGCCCTGGAGATGTTCTACACGCCGGAAGAGCTGGAGATCCTGAAACAGTGGGAGGCGCAGCACGGCGCGGCCGAGGAGGAGCTCGACCCGGCGGAAAAGCAGCTGCGGGACATGCTCGCCACCTATCGCGGCGTCTGGGTCTTCATCGAGCAGTACGAGGGCGAAGTCGCCAAGGTCTCCTGGGAGCTTCTGGGCGCAGGCGCCGACTTAGCAAAGCAGCTCCAGGTCCCGCTCTCCGCTGTGATCATCGGCTACGGCGTGGGAGAGCTCTGCGATGAGGCCTTCAGCTATGGCGCCGAGCAGGCCATCGTGCTCGATGCCGAGGTCTTCGAGAACTACCGCACCAAGCCCTTCTGCGATGCGCTTTGCCACCTGATCTCCAAACACCGCCCCGAGGTGATCCTGATGGGCGCGACCGGCCAGGGACGCGATCTCGCCGGAGCGGTCGCCACCATCGTGAAGACCGGCCTCACCGCCGACTGCACGGGCTTGGGCATCGACGACAAGAGAAACCTCATGCAGACCCGCCCGGCTTTCGGCGGCAACATCATGGCGACCATCATGTGCGACCGGTTCCGTCCCCAGATGGCGACGGTGCGACCGCACGTGATGGCGATGCCGGAAAGGGACTCAGGGCGTATCGGTGTCGTGATCAACGAGGAGTACGACCTGCGCGAGGAGGACGTGCTCGCCAAGGTGATCGAATCGGTGAGCGACAAGGGTGGCAAGGACATCGACATCGCCGGTGCCGAGATCATCGTCTCGGGTGGACGCGGCCTCATGGGGAAGGAAAACTTCGCCATGCTGCACGAACTCGCCGAGGAACTGGGTGGCGTGGTCGGCGCGTCGAGAAGCGCCGTCGATGCCGGATGGATGCCGCACAGCCGCCAGGTGGGGCAGACCGGAAAGACCGTGCGCCCGAAGATCTACATCGCCTGCGGCATCTCCGGCGCCATCCAGCACCTGGTCGGCATGCAGGATTCGGACGTGGTCATCGCCATCAACCGCGACCCCGAGGCCCCCATCTTCCAGGTCGCCACCTACGGCATCGTGGGTGACGTCTTCGAGATCGTCCCGGCCCTGACCAAAAGGGTGCGCACCATGAAAGAGCAGCGCGGCGGAAGAATTCCCGAGCGGCTTGCCGTCTGA
- a CDS encoding 3-hydroxybutyryl-CoA dehydrogenase — MIRKVGVLGAGQMGSGIAQVLARYETGVVLYDIAQAQLDKARAGIAKNLDRQVQKGELTAEAVEQILKRIIVTDKFDDLADCDMAIEAVTEKESLKLEIFRKLDQVVKKDAILASNTSSIPITRIAAVTGRQDKVIGMHFMNPVPVMKLVEVIRGLATSDETFAATSSLVARVQKEMAVSADYPGFIVNRILIPMINEAAFALFEGIATVEDIDKAMKLGTNQPMGPLTLADFIGLDTCLAIMEVLYQGFKDPKYRPCPLLVKMVEAGYLGKKSGRGFYNYA; from the coding sequence ATGATCAGGAAGGTTGGTGTTCTCGGCGCAGGACAGATGGGAAGCGGCATCGCGCAGGTGCTCGCCCGTTATGAGACGGGAGTGGTCCTCTATGACATCGCGCAGGCTCAGCTCGACAAGGCCCGTGCTGGTATCGCGAAGAACCTGGATCGTCAGGTGCAGAAAGGGGAGCTTACCGCTGAGGCGGTGGAGCAGATCCTCAAACGCATCATCGTGACGGACAAGTTCGATGATCTCGCCGACTGCGACATGGCCATCGAGGCGGTCACCGAGAAGGAGTCGCTCAAGCTGGAGATCTTCCGGAAGCTTGACCAGGTGGTCAAAAAAGACGCCATCCTCGCCTCCAACACCTCCTCCATCCCGATCACCAGGATCGCGGCCGTGACCGGTCGGCAGGACAAGGTGATCGGCATGCACTTCATGAATCCGGTGCCGGTCATGAAACTGGTCGAGGTGATCCGCGGGCTCGCCACGAGCGACGAGACCTTCGCGGCGACCTCCTCCCTCGTTGCCCGGGTGCAGAAGGAGATGGCGGTTTCCGCCGATTACCCCGGCTTTATCGTGAACCGCATCCTCATCCCGATGATCAACGAGGCGGCCTTCGCCCTCTTCGAGGGGATCGCCACCGTGGAGGACATCGACAAGGCTATGAAGCTCGGCACGAACCAGCCTATGGGGCCGCTCACCCTGGCCGATTTCATCGGGCTCGACACCTGCCTGGCGATCATGGAGGTCCTGTACCAGGGCTTCAAGGATCCCAAGTACCGTCCCTGTCCGCTCCTCGTCAAGATGGTCGAGGCGGGGTATCTCGGCAAGAAGTCCGGCCGCGGCTTCTACAACTACGCCTAA
- a CDS encoding amidohydrolase family protein, which translates to MGAPETKKREGGIESAIIDVHAHCFTSKALAGDVAQQLGRLRGRGISHVAVAGMVNDRFDEEQIWGLVPDWVENRGDGLFDEGRDLLEHARLSKGGIVPLLDTRYLWGNISAVLGRYLRQGFRGIKGIYLPDSANDLGVKGVPDTFGITVSEYRKREWEIFSFAETNDLTVLYHIDARRYGDTLAAILADFPRVRVNFPHFGIGRKAFAPFLDRYPNVFTDFSGLLSHMRENQASYRGFIQHYQDQICFGSDAILYKVEGSLHYLDALYDLGLPEEVLRKVCVENPRRLMGNALSAAMD; encoded by the coding sequence ATGGGCGCACCGGAGACAAAGAAGCGCGAGGGGGGAATCGAGTCAGCCATCATCGACGTCCATGCCCACTGCTTCACCTCTAAGGCCCTCGCGGGGGACGTCGCTCAGCAACTGGGGCGGCTTCGGGGGAGGGGGATTTCGCATGTCGCCGTGGCGGGGATGGTCAACGACCGCTTCGATGAGGAGCAGATCTGGGGGTTAGTCCCGGACTGGGTGGAAAACCGCGGGGACGGACTCTTTGACGAGGGGCGGGACCTGCTGGAGCACGCCCGGCTTTCCAAGGGGGGCATTGTCCCGCTGCTCGATACCCGCTACCTCTGGGGAAATATTTCGGCAGTACTGGGGCGTTACCTGAGGCAGGGGTTTCGCGGCATCAAGGGGATCTATCTCCCCGATTCCGCAAACGACCTGGGGGTCAAAGGGGTCCCGGACACCTTCGGCATAACGGTAAGCGAGTACCGCAAGCGGGAATGGGAGATCTTCTCCTTTGCGGAGACGAACGACCTTACCGTCCTGTACCACATCGATGCCAGACGTTACGGCGACACCTTGGCGGCGATTCTGGCCGACTTCCCGAGGGTGCGGGTGAACTTCCCTCATTTCGGGATCGGCAGGAAGGCGTTCGCACCGTTCCTCGACCGGTACCCGAACGTCTTCACCGACTTTTCCGGTCTCCTGTCACACATGAGGGAGAACCAAGCGAGCTACCGCGGCTTCATCCAGCATTATCAGGACCAGATCTGCTTCGGGAGCGACGCCATCCTCTACAAGGTGGAGGGCTCCCTCCATTACCTGGATGCGCTATACGACCTGGGGCTCCCGGAAGAGGTGCTGCGCAAGGTCTGCGTGGAGAACCCGCGCAGGCTGATGGGGAACGCGCTTTCCGCAGCGATGGATTAA
- a CDS encoding electron transfer flavoprotein subunit beta/FixA family protein, whose product MLVISCIKQVPDTTQVKIDPVTNTLVREGIPFIVNPYDTHALEEGLALKDRYGLRSVALSMGPPNTVATLKKACALGVDEAILLSDRAFGGADTLATSQVLAAAIERLAEKDEVGIVFCGKQTIDGDTAQVGPGIATRLGFTQLTLVDRIEWLDLNKKRIRVRRKLEGRHEIVEAPLPVVITAVRELNRPRYPTVPMRLTAELTEVTVWDNQVLKLDVETVGLKGSATWVSKIFSPERDQGEIIGDGIGDPVGTAHLLLEKMLSKDLLAI is encoded by the coding sequence ATGCTCGTGATCTCCTGTATCAAGCAGGTGCCGGACACCACCCAGGTGAAGATCGACCCGGTCACCAACACCCTGGTGAGGGAGGGGATTCCCTTCATCGTGAACCCCTACGACACCCACGCCCTCGAGGAGGGGCTGGCGCTCAAGGACCGCTACGGGCTGCGTTCGGTTGCCCTCTCGATGGGCCCTCCCAACACGGTCGCCACCCTGAAAAAGGCGTGCGCCCTCGGTGTGGACGAGGCGATCCTCCTTTCCGACCGCGCTTTCGGCGGCGCCGACACCCTGGCCACGAGCCAGGTGCTCGCGGCGGCCATCGAGCGGCTCGCGGAAAAGGATGAAGTGGGGATCGTCTTCTGCGGCAAGCAGACCATCGACGGCGATACCGCCCAGGTCGGCCCCGGCATCGCGACGCGCCTCGGTTTCACCCAGCTCACCCTGGTGGACCGCATCGAATGGCTCGATCTCAACAAGAAGCGGATACGGGTCAGGAGAAAACTTGAGGGGCGGCACGAGATCGTCGAGGCCCCGCTCCCAGTCGTGATCACCGCGGTCCGGGAGCTGAACCGGCCGCGCTACCCAACCGTGCCGATGCGTCTCACCGCCGAGCTAACCGAGGTGACCGTATGGGACAACCAGGTGCTGAAGCTCGACGTGGAGACGGTCGGCCTCAAGGGCTCGGCCACCTGGGTAAGCAAGATCTTCTCTCCCGAGCGTGACCAGGGGGAGATCATCGGCGACGGCATCGGCGATCCCGTTGGTACCGCGCATCTGCTGCTCGAAAAGATGCTCAGCAAAGACCTGTTAGCGATCTAG